One Campylobacter pinnipediorum subsp. caledonicus genomic window carries:
- a CDS encoding ubiquinol-cytochrome c reductase iron-sulfur subunit, translating into MSVKQERRDFIGIAFGAVAAVGGAFSLVAMKKTWDPLPSVKAAGFTTVDLSPMKDGEMRQVEWRKKPIFILKKDPNSPANDNRDIKIGNDRYTVVIGLCTHLGCIPEWKSSKNAFICACHGGEFDADGLNVFGPPPRPLDIPPFKIDGTKLVLGETGPEYNKLVGKA; encoded by the coding sequence ATGTCTGTAAAGCAAGAAAGACGCGATTTTATCGGAATTGCGTTCGGTGCAGTGGCTGCTGTTGGTGGTGCTTTTTCATTGGTTGCTATGAAAAAGACTTGGGATCCACTTCCAAGTGTTAAAGCAGCAGGTTTTACAACCGTTGATCTTAGTCCCATGAAAGATGGAGAGATGAGACAGGTTGAATGGCGTAAAAAGCCAATATTTATTTTAAAAAAAGATCCAAATTCTCCTGCAAATGATAACAGAGATATAAAGATTGGAAATGATAGATATACGGTTGTGATAGGTCTTTGTACCCATCTTGGTTGTATACCAGAATGGAAGAGTTCTAAGAATGCATTTATTTGCGCCTGTCATGGAGGCGAGTTTGATGCTGATGGTTTAAATGTTTTTGGACCACCACCACGCCCTTTAGATATTCCACCATTTAAAATAGATGGAACAAAGTTAGTACTTGGTGAAACAGGACCCGAGTATAACAAATTAGTCGGCAAAGCATAA
- the argS gene encoding arginine--tRNA ligase gives MKNIVKNEIFKVLGREFILEKPKDKNLAHYATPIAFSMAKELKKSPMLIADELVSKFQNSDIFDVSAVNGYINFKLKNEFLDKISNQTLKLDVDFAKGEKKNESVFIEYISANPTGPLHIGHVRGAVFGDTLANIGEYLGYDVTTEYYINDAGNQIDLLGISVSLAAKEFLFNESVVYPESYYRGEYLNEISKLALDKFGKDIFYDENRNLELAEFAKDEVLKIIKKDLADVGIFIQNWASEKSLYSNLIPTIEKLKKSGQMYEKDGATYIASTKLNDDNDRVVIRNDGRPTYLAGDIIYHDNKFEKSYDRYINIWGADHHGYIARIKAAINFLGYDENKLEVILMQMVSLLKDKKPFKMSKRAGTSVLMSEIVEDIGSDALRFMFISKSNTSPLEFELNTLKQNDSSNPIFYINYAHSRVNQIFTKANKTVVDVLDVSLDSLDENAKNLLFEALTLNEVLQDVYSSRGLHKLTDFLKSLSSNFHKFYNENRVIGAENEDALLKLFAIVALCIRTTLKLMGIKAKEKM, from the coding sequence TTGAAAAATATAGTAAAAAACGAAATATTTAAAGTTCTTGGTAGAGAATTTATCCTAGAAAAACCAAAAGATAAAAATTTGGCTCATTATGCTACACCCATTGCATTTTCTATGGCTAAGGAGCTTAAAAAATCACCAATGTTGATAGCTGATGAGCTTGTATCTAAGTTTCAAAACAGTGATATTTTTGATGTAAGTGCTGTCAATGGTTATATAAATTTTAAATTAAAAAATGAGTTTTTGGATAAAATTTCAAATCAAACACTAAAGCTTGATGTTGATTTTGCAAAAGGCGAGAAAAAAAACGAAAGTGTCTTTATAGAATATATCAGTGCAAATCCAACAGGCCCTTTGCATATAGGTCACGTTAGAGGTGCTGTTTTTGGGGATACTTTGGCTAATATAGGCGAGTACCTTGGTTACGATGTTACAACTGAGTATTATATAAATGATGCTGGCAATCAAATAGATTTGCTTGGCATATCTGTTAGTTTGGCCGCAAAAGAATTTTTATTTAATGAAAGTGTAGTCTATCCAGAATCTTATTATAGGGGTGAATATCTAAATGAGATATCAAAATTAGCACTTGATAAATTTGGTAAAGATATTTTTTATGATGAAAATAGAAATCTCGAGCTTGCTGAATTTGCAAAAGATGAAGTTTTGAAAATTATAAAAAAAGATTTGGCTGATGTTGGCATTTTTATACAAAATTGGGCTAGTGAAAAATCACTTTATTCAAATTTAATTCCAACCATAGAAAAACTTAAAAAATCTGGCCAGATGTATGAAAAAGATGGCGCTACCTATATAGCATCTACAAAATTAAACGATGATAATGATAGGGTTGTAATTAGAAACGATGGCAGGCCTACATATCTTGCAGGAGACATTATCTATCACGATAACAAATTTGAAAAATCATACGATAGGTATATAAATATCTGGGGAGCTGATCATCATGGATATATAGCTAGGATAAAAGCGGCTATTAATTTCTTGGGATATGATGAAAATAAACTTGAAGTTATTTTGATGCAAATGGTTAGCCTTTTAAAAGATAAAAAACCATTTAAGATGAGTAAGAGAGCCGGAACATCTGTGCTTATGAGTGAGATAGTAGAAGACATAGGATCTGATGCGCTTAGATTTATGTTTATAAGTAAATCAAATACAAGCCCTTTGGAATTTGAACTTAATACATTAAAGCAAAATGATAGTTCAAATCCTATTTTTTATATCAACTATGCTCATTCTCGTGTAAATCAAATTTTTACAAAAGCAAATAAGACCGTAGTTGATGTTTTAGATGTTAGCTTGGATTCTCTTGATGAAAATGCAAAAAATTTGCTTTTTGAAGCTCTTACCTTAAACGAAGTATTGCAAGATGTTTATAGTTCTAGGGGATTGCATAAACTGACTGATTTTCTAAAATCTTTATCGTCAAATTTTCACAAGTTCTATAATGAAAATCGCGTTATAGGTGCTGAAAATGAAGATGCATTGTTGAAATTATTTGCTATTGTTGCTCTTTGTATCAGAACTACTTTAAAACTTATGGGTATTAAAGCTAAAGAAAAGATGTAA
- a CDS encoding SseB family protein — MNLKDAMDKFLKNPVSDNERNLIDFLKTSEFLSPIMLISPMVNKDGSSFDEKEGNNIRFVILEDEDTDKKYYPLFTSQEEMLKWRKDEEQESIKLKLKDYAPMLLSEKNEYDGIVIDPFSHSLILNLKFLESVFK; from the coding sequence ATGAATTTAAAAGATGCGATGGATAAATTTTTAAAAAACCCAGTAAGCGATAATGAAAGGAATTTAATAGATTTCCTAAAAACTAGTGAATTTTTATCGCCCATAATGCTTATTTCACCAATGGTAAACAAAGATGGAAGCTCTTTTGATGAAAAAGAGGGGAATAATATTAGATTTGTGATACTGGAAGATGAAGACACAGATAAAAAATATTATCCTTTATTTACTAGCCAAGAAGAGATGCTTAAATGGAGAAAAGATGAGGAGCAAGAAAGTATAAAGCTTAAATTAAAAGATTATGCTCCGATGTTGTTATCCGAAAAAAATGAATATGATGGTATTGTTATAGATCCTTTTTCTCATTCTTTGATTTTAAATTTAAAATTTTTAGAATCAGTTTTTAAATAA
- a CDS encoding YeiH family protein has product METLNSFLKFKKSWSFIFILGVLCVAISFLPPFSTYFISPLIIAVVFGVILANFFQKISKSISNTSVVKISTKQVLRFGIILFGFRISLSDIEFVGLNGITLAFFIVFSTFFLGLFLGKMLGLDYKSSALISSGSAVCGAAAVMASESVVKGGSDKVGVAICTVVLFGSIGMFAYPFLFQIIDFRPEQIGFFIGGSLHEVAHVVAASSSFGESVQKNAVIIKMLRVLMLIPMLFVLGFLNAKEGKGDIKSFIPYFAIFFLIVIVVNSFLGLSKDILNVIQYFDNFLLSVAMICLGMGINKSIFVNVGYKPFILAILLFLYLMISCYLFTYFIL; this is encoded by the coding sequence ATGGAAACTTTAAATAGTTTTTTAAAATTTAAAAAATCATGGAGTTTTATTTTTATACTTGGTGTTTTATGTGTGGCAATATCTTTTTTGCCACCATTTAGCACCTATTTTATTTCACCTTTAATTATTGCTGTTGTTTTTGGTGTTATTTTGGCAAATTTCTTTCAAAAAATATCAAAATCAATCAGTAATACAAGTGTTGTAAAAATATCAACAAAGCAAGTTTTACGTTTCGGTATAATTTTGTTTGGTTTTAGAATAAGCTTATCAGATATTGAATTTGTTGGATTAAATGGCATAACGTTAGCATTTTTTATAGTTTTTAGCACATTTTTCTTGGGTCTTTTTCTTGGCAAAATGCTTGGATTAGATTATAAAAGTTCAGCCCTTATAAGTTCTGGTAGTGCTGTTTGTGGAGCTGCTGCTGTTATGGCAAGTGAGAGCGTGGTAAAAGGCGGCAGCGATAAAGTAGGCGTTGCGATTTGTACTGTTGTGCTTTTTGGTAGTATAGGCATGTTTGCTTATCCATTTTTATTTCAAATTATTGATTTTAGACCAGAGCAAATAGGCTTTTTTATAGGTGGCTCTTTACATGAAGTAGCTCATGTTGTTGCTGCGTCTTCTAGCTTTGGCGAGTCTGTTCAAAAAAATGCCGTTATTATAAAAATGCTTAGAGTTCTTATGCTTATTCCTATGCTTTTTGTTTTGGGATTTTTAAATGCAAAAGAGGGTAAGGGCGATATAAAATCTTTTATTCCTTATTTTGCTATATTTTTCTTAATTGTAATTGTTGTAAATTCATTTTTGGGATTATCTAAAGATATTTTAAATGTGATACAATATTTTGATAATTTTTTACTTAGTGTTGCTATGATATGTCTTGGTATGGGAATAAATAAAAGTATTTTTGTAAATGTTGGATATAAGCCATTTATTTTGGCTATTTTGTTGTTTTTATACCTTATGATTAGTTGTTATTTATTTACTTATTTTATCTTATAG